GCATCTCGGGGTGGGTGTCTAGCCAGAAGGCCTTCACCACCAGACGGTCGAAGTGCTTCACCAGGTAGTCGGTTAGGAAGAAGGTGCCCAGCTCCTCGGCGTGCAGGTCCGTGAAGGCCGCTGAGCCGGCCAGGAATTCGTAGCAGTGGTCGCCGGGTAGGCGGTCGATACCCAGTTCGGTACACACCGCGTCGAGGCGACCACCGGTGCCACAGTCGCCGTAGCCCACGAAGATCCGCTGGTAATGGTCGGCGGCGGCCCGGACGCGTGTGGCGACGGCCTGGGGGATGACGTCTGGCGTGTTGTGGTACGAGGCGGGCAGACACTCGACGTCGACATGGGTGAGGCCGTTGGCCTCCACCACCTGGAGCAACTCGCGGGCGAGTGCGCCACAGGCGACGACGAGAGTTCGCCCGCCGGGTGCCTCGGTGGCACCGGTGGGCTCGTTCACCGTCCGGGTCAGGCGGCCGCGGCCCGGCGTTCGGACACCAGGCGGCTCGCCGTCTCGGCAGCCACCGCGGCATCGCGGCAGTAGGCGTCGGCACCGATGGCCTCGCCAAACTCCTCGTTCAGCGGGGCACCACCGACGATCACCGAGTACTCCTCGCGGAGGCTCTTCTCCTCAAGGGTGTCGATGACGACCTTCATGTACGGCATGGTGGTCGTCAGCAGGGCCGACATGCCGAGGATGTCGGGCTTGTGCTCGTCGAGTGCCCCGAGGAACTCCTCGACGTCGGTATTGATGCCGAGGTCGATGACCTCGAAGCCGGCGCCCTCGAGCATCATCCCGACCAGGTTCTTGCCGATGTCGTGGATGTCGCCCTTGACGGTACCGATCACCACCTTGCCAATGGGCTCAGCGCCTGTCTCGGCCAGCAGGGGCCGGAGGATGGCCATGCCGGCCTTCATGGCGTTGGCGGACAGCAGTACCTCGGGTACGAAGAGGATGCCATCGCGGAAGTCGATGCCCACGATCCGCATGCCTTCGACCAGGGCGTCGTTCAGGACTCGGCCGGGGTCCCAGCCGCGACCCAGGAGGATGTTGGTGCCTTCGCTGATCTCGTCGCCGAGGCCGTCGTAGAGGTCGTCATGCATCTGGGCTGTGAGATCCTCGTCACTGAGGTCCGCCAGGATGATCTCTTCTTCGATGTTTTGCTCTTCGGCCATGGATGCGCTCCGTTGCGAATCGGGGGACGTGTTTTACGTCCCGTGGTCAGCCGTTGCTGCCCCGGGGGGCGGTGTGGAATGTCGTCACGCTACCTGAGGTGCTCATAATCAGTTTCCCGCTAGGCGGGAAGATCCTGTATGGTGGGAAATCTACTAACCCTCAGTTGGGTTGTCCACCCACCGGAATGTGCTTCCCGCTATGTGGGACGTCGCTTGGTGGATCGCCTGGCAGGGCAGATAACGGAATGCCGAAACCCATGGCAGCGTTCATGGGGGAGAGGCGAGCAGACATATGCAGATCGTCCAGAGCATCGACCGGGCCTTCCAGATCCTGACCGAGGTGGCTGACGATCCGTCGGGGATCAGCGAGATCTCACGACGGCTCGGTCTTCCGACGAGCACGGTGGCCCGGCTGCTGGCCACCCTTGAGCAGTTAGGGGCCGTTGAGCGACTGGCTGACGACAGCGGCTACCGGATCGGCCCGTCGGTGGTCACCATGGCGGCCAGTGTGGATACGACCCAAAGCCTCCTGGCCGTGGCTCAGCCGACCATGCAGGAACTGGTCGACCTGGTGGCCGAGGCGGTAGGTCTGTCCGTCCCGGCGGGATACGACGTCCACTACATCGGTCAGATCGACTGCGCGAACCCCGTCCAGGTCCGGGACTGGACGGGGGTCAGCCTGCCCATGCACATTGTCCCCTCGGGCATGGTCGTCCTCGCCCACTGGCCCGATGAGGCCGTTGACCGCTACCTGAACCGTAATCTCGACCGGTACACGCCGAGATCGGTCACCATGCCGGACCGGATCCGAGCCCGTCTCGACGAGGTCCGCGAGACTGGGATCTTCTGGATGGAGGAGGAGTTCTCCGAGGGCATCAACTCGGTGGCCGCGCCGTTGTTCAACCAGGCCGGCGCCGTGGTGGGTGCCCTGCACAGTCACGGACCGAGCTACCGGTTCCCCGACAAGACGTTGAAAGACATCGTGGCAGACCGGGTGCGTTGGGCAGCCGACGAGATCTCGTCCGCCCTTGGCTAGGTGGCTTGATTCCGGTTCCGGTGGAGGCAGGACCAGCGG
Above is a window of Acidimicrobiales bacterium DNA encoding:
- a CDS encoding IclR family transcriptional regulator, which codes for MQIVQSIDRAFQILTEVADDPSGISEISRRLGLPTSTVARLLATLEQLGAVERLADDSGYRIGPSVVTMAASVDTTQSLLAVAQPTMQELVDLVAEAVGLSVPAGYDVHYIGQIDCANPVQVRDWTGVSLPMHIVPSGMVVLAHWPDEAVDRYLNRNLDRYTPRSVTMPDRIRARLDEVRETGIFWMEEEFSEGINSVAAPLFNQAGAVVGALHSHGPSYRFPDKTLKDIVADRVRWAADEISSALG
- a CDS encoding B12-binding domain-containing protein; amino-acid sequence: MAEEQNIEEEIILADLSDEDLTAQMHDDLYDGLGDEISEGTNILLGRGWDPGRVLNDALVEGMRIVGIDFRDGILFVPEVLLSANAMKAGMAILRPLLAETGAEPIGKVVIGTVKGDIHDIGKNLVGMMLEGAGFEVIDLGINTDVEEFLGALDEHKPDILGMSALLTTTMPYMKVVIDTLEEKSLREEYSVIVGGAPLNEEFGEAIGADAYCRDAAVAAETASRLVSERRAAAA
- a CDS encoding DUF1638 domain-containing protein, which translates into the protein MNEPTGATEAPGGRTLVVACGALARELLQVVEANGLTHVDVECLPASYHNTPDVIPQAVATRVRAAADHYQRIFVGYGDCGTGGRLDAVCTELGIDRLPGDHCYEFLAGSAAFTDLHAEELGTFFLTDYLVKHFDRLVVKAFWLDTHPEMLEAVFGNYRRLAYLSQVDDPDLLEQARAAAIRLGLAFEHRPTGLGNLETHLLAGTSVAITGPARSPLPTGAH